A portion of the Paenibacillus sp. PvR098 genome contains these proteins:
- a CDS encoding TIM-barrel domain-containing protein gives MKISHKIVSINSGANFLELETNAAKYRVVLLNDEIVRIRCTFDDQFPEEASYALTMTAWEDKMDNLLEERIRVAALPIPYEDLDTHLLLQTSKLKVRVYKEPFAIEITDLNGQVLHSDLKEKSYVKDGLGRLYHYSCMDDHDYFYGFGEKSGYLNKNKRRMRMHNVDTLGYDSELTDPLYKHIPFYIKLNGKSKVASGLFYHNSYDSVFDMGCERSGYWNKYSYFCADGGELDVFFILGPEIKDVIRNYTDLTGKTILPTKYSLGYMGSTMYYTELEKDSDKAILKFVEKCEQEGIPCDGFFLSSGYTTRQDGKRYVFNWNRDRFRDPKGFVEQMEHKGSSLAPNIKPGMLKTHPLYAEFAESGAYIKDQQGDQPEIDRYWGGAASFVDFTNPKGRELWKKHLKASYISLGITSIWNDNNEYELNNLDAQCDFEGSGKEIGALRPIMPNLMALMAKQAIAEVDPNVRPYIVNRAGFAGIQRYAQTWAGDNNTSWKSLKFNIPVILGMGLSGVANQGCDIGGFYGPAPEPELFVRWVQNGIFQPRFSIHSCNTDNTVTEPWMYPGYTRYIREAIELRYQLVPYFYSLLFEASTEGSPVMRPLVYEFQQDVKVWEESFDFMLGRSLLVANVLEKGVETRSVYLPEGTDWFDWYTKERYRGGQTIEQKVSLGSIPMFIRSGAIIPMAHGLKNIHNDVVEELHLLIEPSEESNFVYYEDDGKTNNYQTGDYLKTTISIRNDKETKISFVKEGRYVTSLKKAVVDVICKEVAPVQVILQGNKLPMFLDPAEWEASAAGWYYDMEQKTARIKHDYVKEDYDLIIKFDVKDLISI, from the coding sequence ATGAAAATAAGCCATAAAATTGTAAGTATAAACTCCGGCGCTAACTTTCTGGAGCTGGAGACCAACGCGGCTAAGTACAGAGTAGTGCTTCTAAACGATGAGATCGTGAGAATCCGCTGTACGTTTGATGATCAGTTTCCTGAGGAAGCTTCGTATGCGCTGACCATGACTGCTTGGGAAGATAAAATGGATAACCTGTTGGAAGAGAGAATCCGGGTAGCGGCCCTTCCAATCCCTTATGAGGACTTAGATACACATTTGCTTTTGCAGACGTCCAAATTGAAGGTACGTGTGTATAAAGAACCGTTCGCCATTGAGATTACCGACCTAAACGGTCAGGTGCTGCATTCGGATCTGAAAGAAAAAAGCTATGTCAAGGATGGCTTGGGCAGACTGTATCACTATTCGTGTATGGATGATCACGATTATTTCTACGGATTTGGGGAAAAATCGGGATATTTAAACAAAAATAAACGAAGAATGCGGATGCACAATGTGGATACGCTCGGGTACGATTCAGAGCTTACGGATCCTTTATACAAGCATATTCCTTTTTATATTAAATTAAACGGTAAAAGCAAAGTCGCTTCAGGTCTGTTTTATCATAACTCCTATGATTCGGTATTCGATATGGGCTGTGAACGCAGCGGCTATTGGAACAAGTACTCCTACTTCTGTGCGGATGGGGGAGAACTGGATGTCTTCTTTATCCTGGGTCCGGAAATCAAGGACGTCATCCGAAATTATACCGACTTGACCGGAAAGACGATATTGCCTACCAAGTATTCCCTCGGTTATATGGGCTCAACGATGTATTATACGGAGTTGGAGAAGGATTCGGATAAGGCCATTTTGAAATTTGTGGAAAAATGCGAGCAGGAAGGGATTCCCTGCGACGGTTTCTTTTTGTCTTCCGGATATACAACCAGACAGGACGGAAAGCGGTATGTGTTTAACTGGAACCGAGATAGGTTCCGCGATCCGAAGGGCTTTGTGGAGCAAATGGAGCACAAAGGTTCTTCCTTGGCGCCAAACATTAAACCGGGCATGTTGAAAACTCATCCTTTGTATGCTGAATTTGCCGAATCCGGGGCCTATATCAAAGACCAGCAGGGTGACCAGCCCGAGATAGACCGATACTGGGGAGGAGCGGCCTCATTCGTGGATTTTACCAATCCGAAAGGCAGGGAGCTTTGGAAGAAGCATCTGAAGGCCTCTTATATCTCCTTAGGCATCACGTCGATCTGGAACGATAATAACGAATACGAATTGAATAATTTGGATGCGCAGTGTGATTTTGAGGGCTCCGGAAAAGAGATAGGCGCATTAAGACCGATTATGCCTAACCTGATGGCATTGATGGCCAAGCAAGCGATAGCTGAGGTCGATCCCAATGTGAGGCCTTATATCGTGAATAGAGCGGGGTTTGCAGGCATACAGCGTTATGCCCAAACCTGGGCCGGAGATAACAATACCAGCTGGAAAAGCCTGAAGTTCAATATCCCGGTCATTCTTGGAATGGGGCTTTCCGGTGTGGCGAACCAAGGCTGCGATATAGGCGGCTTTTACGGGCCTGCCCCGGAGCCGGAGTTGTTCGTAAGATGGGTGCAGAACGGAATCTTCCAACCGAGGTTCTCCATCCACTCCTGTAACACGGATAATACCGTAACGGAGCCTTGGATGTATCCGGGCTACACCCGATATATCCGGGAAGCCATTGAGCTTAGGTATCAACTGGTGCCTTACTTCTATTCTCTATTGTTTGAAGCTTCTACAGAGGGATCTCCTGTGATGCGTCCTTTAGTATATGAGTTTCAGCAGGACGTCAAGGTATGGGAAGAAAGCTTTGATTTTATGCTCGGCCGCTCCCTGCTGGTCGCAAATGTCCTTGAGAAGGGTGTGGAAACCAGAAGCGTTTACTTGCCGGAAGGTACGGATTGGTTCGACTGGTACACCAAAGAGCGGTACCGTGGAGGACAAACGATTGAACAGAAGGTTTCTTTGGGTTCCATTCCGATGTTTATCCGAAGCGGAGCGATTATCCCGATGGCACATGGACTCAAGAATATTCATAACGATGTGGTAGAAGAGCTTCACCTGCTCATCGAACCGTCCGAGGAATCCAACTTTGTATACTATGAAGATGACGGAAAAACGAACAACTACCAAACCGGTGATTATCTGAAAACAACCATCAGCATCCGCAACGATAAAGAAACGAAAATTTCCTTTGTCAAAGAAGGCCGGTATGTAACGTCATTGAAAAAGGCTGTTGTCGATGTCATTTGTAAAGAGGTTGCTCCGGTACAGGTGATTCTGCAGGGGAACAAGCTGCCGATGTTTTTGGACCCGGCAGAGTGGGAGGCAAGTGCGGCAGGCTGGTATTACGATATGGAACAAAAAACCGCTAGAATCAAGCATGACTATGTGAAAGAAGATTACGATTTGATCATCAAGTTTGATGTGAAAGATTTGATTTCGATATAA
- the glpK gene encoding glycerol kinase GlpK encodes METYILALDQGTTSSRAILFNGKSEIIHSAQQEITQMYPQPGWVEQDAEEIWESIRSVISSCLAQSGIRPSQISAIGITNQRETTVVWDKQTGEPVYRAIVWQSRQTADICEQLHTQGLEATVRSKTGLLIDPYFSGTKLAWILDRTPDARPRAEKGELLFGTMDSWLIWKLTGGSVHVTDYSNASRTMLYNIHELTWDDELLSLLHIPRAMLPEVRPSSCIYGYTSVDLFSGQSIPIAGAAGDQQAALFGQACFEEGMAKNTYGTGCFMLMNTGEKAVNSEHGLLTTIAWGIGGKIQYALEGSIFVAGSAIQWLRDGLRMIADARESEEFALSAGSTDGVYVVPAFVGLGTPYWDSDVRGAVFGLTRGTTKEHFIRATLEALAYQTKDVLAAMEGDSGLSLKALRVDGGAVKNNFLMQFQSDMLSVPVDRPVVNETTALGAAYLAGLAIGYWKDQAEINSQWSVDRTFRSSMEETQREELYGGWKKAVHAARAFK; translated from the coding sequence ATGGAAACCTATATATTAGCTTTGGATCAAGGCACCACGAGTTCAAGGGCGATATTATTTAATGGCAAAAGTGAAATCATCCATTCAGCTCAGCAAGAAATTACACAAATGTATCCCCAACCGGGGTGGGTGGAACAGGATGCGGAGGAAATCTGGGAATCGATCCGATCGGTGATATCCAGTTGTTTGGCCCAATCGGGAATCCGGCCGAGTCAAATTTCAGCCATCGGCATCACCAATCAACGTGAAACAACGGTTGTATGGGACAAGCAAACGGGCGAGCCGGTTTATCGCGCCATCGTTTGGCAGTCCCGGCAAACGGCGGACATTTGTGAGCAATTACACACTCAAGGGCTGGAAGCAACGGTCCGGAGCAAAACAGGGCTGCTGATCGATCCGTACTTCTCGGGCACAAAGCTGGCATGGATATTGGATCGGACCCCAGACGCAAGGCCAAGAGCGGAAAAAGGTGAGCTTCTGTTTGGGACGATGGATTCCTGGCTGATTTGGAAGCTCACAGGGGGAAGCGTTCATGTCACGGATTATTCGAATGCTTCCCGAACGATGCTGTACAATATCCACGAATTAACTTGGGATGACGAGCTGCTCAGCCTGCTTCATATTCCTCGTGCCATGCTGCCGGAAGTCAGGCCTTCTTCTTGCATCTACGGTTATACTTCGGTTGATCTATTTTCGGGACAGTCCATACCGATTGCCGGGGCTGCGGGGGATCAGCAGGCGGCACTTTTCGGTCAGGCCTGCTTTGAAGAGGGAATGGCAAAAAACACGTATGGTACGGGCTGTTTTATGCTGATGAATACCGGTGAAAAAGCGGTGAATTCCGAGCATGGCTTGCTGACGACGATCGCTTGGGGGATCGGCGGGAAAATTCAGTACGCTTTAGAAGGCAGTATCTTCGTGGCGGGTTCGGCCATTCAGTGGTTAAGGGACGGACTTCGGATGATCGCCGACGCAAGGGAGAGCGAAGAGTTTGCCCTGTCTGCAGGATCGACCGACGGGGTATACGTCGTCCCGGCTTTTGTGGGATTAGGTACTCCCTATTGGGATAGCGACGTACGGGGGGCTGTCTTTGGACTAACGCGCGGGACAACCAAGGAGCATTTTATTCGTGCTACGTTGGAAGCCCTGGCGTACCAAACTAAGGATGTGCTTGCAGCCATGGAGGGAGACTCGGGGCTTTCGTTAAAAGCGTTACGTGTAGATGGCGGTGCAGTCAAAAACAATTTTCTGATGCAGTTTCAAAGCGATATGCTGAGTGTGCCGGTAGACCGTCCGGTGGTCAACGAAACGACAGCCTTAGGGGCTGCTTATTTAGCTGGATTAGCGATTGGATATTGGAAAGACCAAGCGGAGATTAACTCCCAATGGAGTGTGGATCGTACGTTCCGCTCAAGTATGGAGGAAACCCAGAGAGAAGAGCTGTATGGCGGGTGGAAGAAAGCGGTTCATGCGGCCAGAGCTTTTAAGTAG
- a CDS encoding carbohydrate ABC transporter permease, producing the protein MEMKSSAKWIVYVFLFALSLLWIFPVIWVLLSSLKTTPDLYSFPPKFWPEPLTFEHYFNAFEKGNFGVYFLNSAIVTVSSTVLLLLINSMAGFALAKYRFKGDTVLLVGFISTLMIPLEVIMIPIFTVISFLGLYNNLLSIIIPPAATPTGVFLMRQYLLTVPDELLEAARMDGASEWKIYWSIILPIAKPILAVLAIFSFMWRWDDFLWPLIGISDPSLYTIQLALSNFIGEYNVDWGSLLAMSIITMVPVLVVFMMFQRYFVKGMVTSGMKG; encoded by the coding sequence ATGGAAATGAAGTCTTCGGCCAAATGGATCGTGTATGTGTTTCTGTTTGCGCTCAGCCTGCTGTGGATATTCCCGGTGATTTGGGTTTTGCTCTCGTCTTTAAAAACAACGCCGGATTTGTACAGCTTTCCGCCGAAGTTCTGGCCTGAGCCGTTAACCTTTGAACATTATTTCAACGCTTTTGAGAAGGGTAATTTCGGCGTTTATTTCTTAAACAGTGCGATCGTTACAGTCAGTTCTACTGTGTTGCTGCTGTTAATTAACTCGATGGCCGGCTTTGCTTTGGCAAAGTACCGGTTTAAAGGGGATACCGTGCTGTTGGTCGGATTTATTTCGACGCTGATGATTCCTTTGGAGGTCATCATGATTCCGATCTTCACGGTGATCAGCTTCCTGGGACTTTACAACAATCTGCTAAGTATTATTATCCCTCCGGCAGCTACGCCGACAGGCGTTTTCCTGATGCGGCAGTATTTGCTGACGGTACCGGATGAGCTGCTCGAAGCGGCCCGGATGGATGGAGCCTCGGAGTGGAAAATTTATTGGAGCATTATTCTTCCTATTGCCAAACCAATATTAGCCGTACTGGCGATTTTCTCCTTCATGTGGCGTTGGGATGATTTCTTGTGGCCGTTGATCGGAATTAGCGATCCGTCCCTGTATACGATCCAATTGGCTCTTTCTAACTTTATTGGTGAGTACAACGTGGATTGGGGCAGCTTGTTGGCAATGTCTATTATCACGATGGTTCCTGTTTTAGTGGTGTTTATGATGTTCCAACGCTACTTCGTCAAAGGAATGGTCACTTCGGGTATGAAAGGCTAA
- a CDS encoding sugar ABC transporter permease: MATGTATMKPGKRKKKFQLTPYLFVLPNFLIFSIFIIVPTIMGFIYSFNEYDGLNPMEFIGIENYMNVFTNEMFWSALGKTALYAAIVVPLIYCLSLAVAMLLIQEIRLKGFFRAIFYWPTMISFIIVGLTWKWIFGDLGILNYILSLFGADTIPFLSSPFYANLSVIIATVWSRLGFFMVIFMAGLQAIPGDYYEAAHLDGASKLRSFWSITLPLLKPTSFLVIMISLIDAFKSYPLMFALTGGGPGRETTFIVQYIYEVGFMRQELGVASAMSVVLFVIISLFTILQFRLAKGGAV; this comes from the coding sequence ATGGCTACAGGTACGGCAACGATGAAGCCGGGTAAACGGAAGAAGAAATTTCAATTAACTCCCTATTTATTTGTGCTTCCGAACTTCTTGATTTTTAGTATTTTTATCATCGTCCCAACCATCATGGGCTTTATTTATTCATTTAATGAGTATGACGGCTTAAATCCTATGGAATTTATAGGGATTGAGAATTATATGAACGTATTTACAAACGAAATGTTCTGGTCGGCGCTTGGTAAAACCGCATTATACGCCGCCATTGTGGTGCCGCTGATTTACTGTTTGTCTTTGGCCGTGGCTATGCTGCTGATTCAGGAGATTCGGCTCAAGGGTTTTTTTCGGGCCATCTTCTATTGGCCGACCATGATCTCGTTTATTATTGTCGGATTAACATGGAAATGGATTTTTGGCGATTTGGGTATTCTTAACTATATTCTTAGCCTGTTCGGAGCGGATACGATTCCGTTTTTATCCTCTCCATTTTACGCGAATTTATCTGTTATCATCGCTACCGTGTGGTCGCGGCTTGGTTTCTTTATGGTTATTTTCATGGCCGGCTTGCAAGCCATTCCAGGGGATTACTATGAAGCGGCTCATCTGGATGGTGCTTCTAAACTGCGTTCCTTTTGGAGCATTACGCTCCCGCTGCTTAAGCCGACAAGCTTTCTGGTGATTATGATTTCTCTGATTGATGCGTTCAAGTCCTATCCGTTGATGTTTGCTTTGACGGGCGGGGGTCCGGGAAGAGAGACGACCTTTATCGTGCAATATATATACGAGGTAGGCTTTATGAGACAAGAATTGGGAGTAGCCAGTGCGATGTCCGTTGTACTTTTTGTGATTATCTCGCTGTTTACGATTCTGCAATTCCGCCTTGCGAAAGGAGGCGCCGTATAA
- a CDS encoding sugar ABC transporter substrate-binding protein, with protein MKKNFKIVSILMVFVLLALMSMACAKNDDAGSEGAAGGKNVSLDFVWFSDGNEGAVMKGIIKDYEAQNPNVKVNLIEIAYKDLATKLRTMITGGQPPALARISTTEIGAFSGRALDLSTYVGGADQFTAQFMDSIKPYYVVNDKVIAAPMDVTANGLIYNKTLFDKAGVKVPSSPDDVWTWEEFQAALKQVMDQGGAKYGLVWDFTPHRWSTLLYQYGGSMISSDGTKATINNEAGVQAVEYFKKLHTDGSMPTSVWFGGENPNNLFRSGTVAAHLAGNWMVSNYKDITNFEWGVTYMPKATQRSSVPGGKFVMAFNGSKVEKEAADFVQYLSTKEVNSKYNQESLFMSPRKDSANLDYAFGKEMFQIFSDELNNTSAAAAEDWSKQTIVPKFSNDLKNNLVEVIAGKTTAKEAMDKTAQAIDKAIADDKK; from the coding sequence TTGAAGAAAAACTTTAAAATCGTATCGATTTTGATGGTGTTTGTTCTTTTGGCATTGATGTCGATGGCTTGTGCCAAGAATGATGATGCCGGTTCCGAAGGAGCGGCAGGCGGCAAAAATGTATCGCTTGACTTTGTATGGTTCTCCGATGGTAATGAAGGCGCAGTCATGAAGGGCATTATTAAAGATTATGAGGCCCAAAATCCGAATGTGAAGGTCAATCTGATCGAAATTGCTTACAAGGATTTAGCGACGAAACTGAGAACGATGATTACCGGCGGCCAACCGCCTGCGCTGGCACGAATCAGTACAACGGAAATCGGCGCGTTCTCCGGTCGGGCTTTGGATCTGAGCACTTATGTGGGCGGAGCCGACCAATTTACAGCGCAGTTCATGGATTCCATCAAGCCTTACTATGTTGTGAACGATAAGGTTATAGCCGCACCGATGGATGTGACGGCGAACGGTTTGATCTATAACAAAACCCTATTTGATAAAGCTGGAGTGAAAGTGCCGTCTTCTCCGGATGATGTTTGGACTTGGGAAGAGTTCCAAGCGGCTCTGAAGCAAGTTATGGACCAAGGCGGAGCCAAATACGGTTTGGTATGGGATTTCACGCCTCACCGCTGGTCGACGCTTCTGTATCAATATGGCGGCAGCATGATCAGCTCCGACGGTACGAAGGCGACAATCAATAATGAAGCAGGCGTACAAGCAGTCGAGTATTTCAAGAAGCTTCATACGGATGGTTCGATGCCGACTTCCGTATGGTTCGGAGGAGAAAATCCGAATAACCTATTCCGTTCCGGTACGGTTGCAGCACACTTAGCCGGAAACTGGATGGTCAGCAACTATAAGGATATTACCAATTTTGAGTGGGGCGTAACCTATATGCCTAAAGCTACACAGCGTTCTTCCGTACCGGGCGGTAAATTCGTAATGGCCTTCAACGGTTCGAAAGTTGAAAAGGAAGCGGCTGATTTCGTCCAATACTTGTCTACGAAAGAAGTAAATTCGAAGTATAACCAAGAATCCTTGTTCATGAGTCCGCGCAAAGACAGCGCAAATCTTGATTATGCTTTTGGTAAGGAAATGTTTCAAATCTTCTCCGATGAATTGAACAACACGAGTGCAGCAGCAGCGGAAGATTGGTCCAAACAGACGATTGTTCCTAAATTCAGCAATGATTTGAAGAACAACCTGGTGGAAGTCATTGCCGGTAAAACGACGGCCAAAGAAGCAATGGATAAAACGGCGCAAGCCATTGATAAAGCCATTGCCGATGACAAGAAGTAA
- a CDS encoding AraC family transcriptional regulator, with the protein MMIHTPTNLALKRNGIYVRAGADDWQYNWPVHTHEGFEIYYFIRGNANYVVGEDIYDLLPGDMLLFNGGTIHRVNPQKDVPYLRSYLNFTASFLQGHLQEAMLEKLMSLFDAPSGLLIRWNVEERGEIESAYRSIYQENERESFGHEVVLRTLLIQLLIKIYRKSKHLIEMLPSQQQSHSQANVRRILQYINQNFTESINLADLSAALHLNKYYMCHCFKEVTGYTINNYLMSKRIEEAKKLLRTTDEPVGGISEKLGFNTAVHFSRSFKQYAGVSPQNFRKLSLTT; encoded by the coding sequence TTGATGATTCATACTCCCACCAATCTTGCGCTCAAAAGAAATGGGATTTATGTTCGTGCGGGTGCGGACGATTGGCAGTATAACTGGCCTGTGCATACTCACGAAGGCTTTGAGATCTACTATTTTATTCGTGGGAATGCCAATTACGTCGTAGGGGAAGATATATACGATCTTTTACCCGGAGATATGCTGCTCTTTAATGGAGGCACAATACATCGTGTAAATCCTCAGAAGGATGTTCCCTATCTGCGCAGCTATCTTAACTTTACCGCATCGTTCCTGCAAGGGCATTTACAAGAAGCGATGCTTGAGAAGCTGATGTCGTTATTTGATGCTCCAAGCGGTTTATTGATTCGGTGGAATGTGGAAGAACGCGGGGAAATTGAAAGCGCTTATCGATCGATTTACCAGGAAAATGAAAGGGAATCTTTCGGTCACGAGGTCGTTTTGAGAACGCTGTTAATTCAATTATTGATCAAAATTTACCGTAAGTCTAAGCACTTGATTGAAATGCTTCCTTCACAGCAACAATCGCATAGTCAGGCCAACGTACGACGGATCTTGCAGTATATTAATCAAAATTTCACAGAAAGCATTAATCTTGCTGATCTTTCCGCAGCGCTTCACTTAAATAAGTACTATATGTGTCATTGCTTCAAGGAAGTCACAGGTTACACGATTAATAATTATTTGATGAGTAAACGGATCGAAGAGGCGAAGAAATTATTGCGGACCACCGATGAACCGGTCGGGGGCATATCGGAGAAATTGGGCTTTAACACAGCCGTCCATTTTAGCCGATCCTTCAAACAATATGCAGGAGTATCTCCTCAAAATTTCCGGAAGCTCAGTTTAACAACGTAG
- a CDS encoding aldehyde dehydrogenase family protein: MSREQRDLNESRARELLQRPWKMLIGGELVDALGGETYDTYCPATKEHLAKVPFAQESDMERAVKAASEAFPAWRKTPLTERIALIRKFISVLEANAKDLALMDSINSGNPIANMVPDVHLACNMLNYQCGAAMEMKGVTIPSTVDNWHITRREPYGVVGRIIPFNHPIMFAASKIGAPILTGNTLVLKVPDQAPLAPLFMAELIKDIFPKGVVNIVSGDGATTGNALVRHPKVKRIALIGSFETGRRIQMSAAEVAIKHVSLELGGKNPMIVFPDADIEKAVQGAVSGMNFTWQGQSCGSTSRLFLHKDIHDEFVLKLKESIEQIRVGHPLDPDTQMGCIISKNQYDKVHHYIKMGKEQGAICLTGGESPRGDEFEKGYYIRPTVFIEVTNDMSIAQEEIFGPVLSVIRWEDEQEVIRQANDASYGLTGAVWTKDINKAFRMIDQLEAGFTWINGTSRHFIGVPYTGQKNSGIDSEEGIEELYSYTQNKTVNVMIHL, encoded by the coding sequence TTGTCCAGAGAACAGAGAGATTTAAATGAAAGCCGCGCAAGAGAGCTGTTGCAGCGTCCTTGGAAGATGCTGATCGGTGGAGAATTGGTAGATGCTCTGGGGGGAGAAACCTATGACACCTACTGTCCGGCGACGAAAGAGCATTTGGCTAAAGTTCCTTTTGCGCAAGAAAGTGATATGGAACGGGCTGTCAAGGCGGCGTCAGAAGCATTTCCGGCATGGCGCAAAACTCCTCTGACGGAAAGAATTGCCCTCATAAGAAAATTCATCTCCGTTTTGGAAGCAAACGCGAAGGATCTGGCATTAATGGATTCCATTAATTCAGGCAATCCGATTGCAAACATGGTTCCTGATGTACATTTGGCCTGTAATATGCTGAATTACCAGTGTGGAGCGGCTATGGAAATGAAAGGAGTTACCATACCCTCTACCGTAGATAACTGGCATATCACCCGCAGGGAACCCTACGGGGTGGTTGGCCGGATCATCCCTTTCAATCATCCGATCATGTTTGCGGCATCCAAAATTGGAGCGCCTATTCTGACCGGCAATACTCTGGTTCTGAAAGTCCCTGATCAAGCCCCGCTAGCCCCATTGTTCATGGCCGAGCTAATCAAGGATATTTTTCCGAAGGGTGTCGTTAACATCGTCAGCGGTGATGGCGCAACGACCGGTAATGCCTTGGTGCGTCATCCGAAAGTCAAGCGGATAGCCTTAATTGGCAGCTTCGAAACCGGGCGGCGCATTCAAATGTCGGCAGCGGAAGTAGCCATTAAACATGTGAGCCTGGAGCTCGGCGGCAAAAACCCGATGATTGTTTTTCCCGATGCGGATATCGAGAAAGCCGTACAAGGCGCGGTGAGCGGAATGAATTTCACCTGGCAGGGGCAGTCCTGCGGCTCGACAAGCAGATTGTTTCTTCACAAGGACATTCATGACGAGTTTGTTCTAAAGCTGAAGGAATCCATCGAACAAATTCGTGTGGGTCATCCGTTGGATCCGGATACACAGATGGGCTGTATCATATCGAAGAACCAGTACGACAAAGTACATCATTATATCAAGATGGGTAAAGAGCAGGGAGCTATCTGCTTGACGGGTGGAGAGAGTCCCCGCGGGGATGAATTTGAAAAAGGATATTATATCCGGCCTACGGTATTTATTGAGGTTACGAACGATATGAGCATTGCACAGGAAGAAATTTTCGGCCCGGTGTTAAGCGTTATTCGCTGGGAGGATGAACAGGAGGTAATTCGTCAGGCCAATGATGCCAGCTATGGGTTAACGGGAGCGGTCTGGACGAAGGATATCAACAAAGCGTTCAGAATGATCGATCAATTGGAGGCCGGATTTACCTGGATTAATGGAACTTCCCGTCATTTCATCGGGGTGCCCTATACCGGGCAGAAAAACAGCGGAATTGATTCCGAAGAAGGTATTGAGGAATTGTACAGCTATACTCAAAATAAGACAGTGAACGTCATGATTCATCTGTAG
- a CDS encoding 3-oxoacyl-ACP reductase family protein, translating to MILKDRVAVITGSGQGLGKAYAKTLAEHGAKVVIAEINAEKAESVAQELRDQHLEAISVQVDVSNEESTKRMADEVIKQWGKVDILINNAAYFSTIQMKPFEEISIEEWDRAMAINLRGAFLSCRAIVPHMKQRRSGTIVNVTSATVLEGRPYYLHYVTSKAGIIGFTRALAREIGEFGINVNTLSPGLTLTDVPRTTINDAAIKGAISRQSIRRSGVSEDMSGVILFLVSDQAKFVSGQMLNVDGGSSMH from the coding sequence ATGATCTTAAAAGACAGGGTCGCTGTAATTACGGGCAGCGGACAAGGACTGGGAAAGGCATATGCAAAAACACTGGCTGAGCATGGGGCCAAAGTTGTCATCGCAGAGATCAATGCTGAGAAAGCTGAAAGCGTTGCCCAAGAATTAAGAGATCAACATCTCGAGGCAATCTCGGTTCAAGTCGATGTTTCTAATGAAGAAAGCACGAAAAGAATGGCAGACGAAGTGATTAAACAATGGGGCAAGGTCGATATTCTCATTAATAATGCGGCCTATTTCTCAACCATACAAATGAAGCCATTCGAAGAAATTTCTATCGAGGAATGGGATCGGGCCATGGCCATTAATTTAAGAGGCGCATTCTTATCCTGTAGGGCGATTGTGCCGCATATGAAGCAGCGGCGCTCGGGAACCATTGTTAATGTAACTTCGGCAACTGTACTGGAAGGAAGGCCTTATTACCTTCATTATGTAACGTCTAAAGCAGGTATCATTGGATTTACCCGTGCGCTTGCCAGAGAAATCGGTGAATTTGGGATCAATGTAAACACACTTTCACCAGGATTAACTTTAACGGATGTGCCTCGCACAACGATTAACGATGCTGCCATTAAAGGGGCTATATCGAGGCAATCGATTCGCCGCTCGGGAGTGTCTGAAGATATGAGCGGGGTCATTCTTTTCCTGGTGTCCGATCAAGCGAAGTTTGTATCTGGACAAATGCTCAACGTGGACGGCGGGTCAAGTATGCACTAG